Below is a window of Candidatus Hydrogenedens sp. DNA.
TTCTGTTTTAATTACCGGGTCAAAATTACTATTCATATAAAATAAGAACCCTTTATTTTTTTGTGCAGATTACAAGTAAATATAGATGATTAAATCATGTGTTTATGATACTCTAAATAGTTCTTTCTTTTCAAAAAGTATTGAATTTATTATATTTGGGGAGAGATTTTAAAATTAATATTTTTCAGATATACTGAATCTTATTGTTTTTGTTTATTGATAATTTCAATTATTTCTTCTGGATTGGGTAGATCATAATCCCAATATTTTACAATCTTGCCCTCTTTAAGATATACCAATCTTGGGGGTTCTTTTCCTATAAGGCTAAGAAAAAGTCTTACTTTATTACCCATAGAATAGATAGGAAATATTGGTTGAACTTTATTTAAAAATTCTTCTTTTTCTTCTTGGGATTCTTCAAGGCATAGTGCAATAATTTTAGGTATACCATTTATTGACATATAATCATTTATTTTAGGAGATTCTTCAATACAGTGGTCACAACCAAAACTTAAAAGTGCTACCAAATATTCACCCTGCCCTAAATCGTATATGTTCCCATCTATTTCTATTTTTATTTTTGAGTAAGGAGTTATATTATTATCTTCGACATTCTTTTTATCTATCTGCTCTGATTGCAATTGCTGATAACAGAAAAATGAAGTTAGGATAATTAAAATTACCAGTGGAAGATAATATTTGATGTATGTTTTCTTCTGTTCTGACCTTTCTTCTATTGGTTTAACTCCCGAAAAACATGCAATAGAAATAATAATAAGTATGATGTTTTTTATTATGGATTCCAATGGACCCATTTCGATTTTACCAAAGCATCCGCAATCTTTAAGGTCATTAAATATCCAAGCATATAAAATTAAGGAAGTAAAAATAAAAAGGAGTAATAAATTTATTGTCATTGTGAGTCTTCGAAATGGAAATGAAATTAGGAATAATAGACCTAAAGAAATTTCAATAAGGATTGTTATTGTTGCAATCCATGGGAGAATTTCTTTTTGTGTTATGACACCATAGGCATAAATCTGAACACAAAACTGATTGATTTCTATTATTTTTAGTGTGGCACTTGTAAGGAAAAGCAGTCCAAGAGCAATTTCCAACCAACGAAATATCTTAAATTTGTATGTATACGGTCTTAAAAAAAATATCATATTGTTTTCATTTTGTTTCTAAATTATAACAATGCAGACACACTATAAATTCTTCGGAAGTAGTTCTTTATTAATTTTTTCTGTTTCCTTCTCTTTTTCTGGTGTGGCAGACAAATATTGATATAATGTGTCTCCAAGTCCGAAGCCGACATAAGCAAGCATAACAGGAAATAAAACAATTGCTACAGAAGTAGTCATTGCATAGTGAATAATGGCTATAACAAATGCAGTAATTGCAAGGGTAAGAAAAGCGGGTTTTGGAGCAAAAATAAAATATTTTAATCGGTCTTTTGGATATTTGACGGAACTAACCATAAGTAAAGCAAGGATAACAGCCATAGGACCTAATGCGTAATAAGCAAAAGGACCTAATTTATGAAGTTCTAAACGAGGTTCAAAATAGTTTAAAAATAAGACAAAAGCCGATAGGGTACCTCCTGCTGCAGGTGATGGAAGCCCTCTAAAAGAATCGCGTTTTTCTGTTTCAAATGTGTTAAATCTTGCTAATCTCAATGCAGCACAAATTACATATATAATTGCCATATACGACCCTGTTTTACCTATGATGGACTCTGTTCTCGGTGAAACGGGTAAATGAAATCCTTCGGGAAGGTATGCCATAAAAACAAGGATACCCGGAGCAACTCCAAATGTTACCAAATCACTTAAGCTGTCATATTGTTTGCCAAATTCTGAAACGCTATTTGTCATTTTTGCTATGGTGCCATCTAAAGAATCAAAAATAATAGCTAATAATATAAAATATGCTGCTTTGTCAAACTCCGAGCCAATACTCGCAAAAATACTCGCAATACCTAAGTAAAGGCTGATTGTTGTAAATAAACTTGCTAAGACATTAATAGGATTGCGTCTTTTTATTTTCAAATCTATTTTTTGTTTTTTTCTTTTTCCTGGCATCATTTTATTTGAACCTTCCAATAATCGTTAAGCCGGCATATACTTTTTCTTTGTCCTTTACATATACTTCGCAATTCAAAGGTAAATATAACTCTACACGCGAACCGAATTTTATCATACCAAATTTTTCCCCTTTTTTAATAAAATCTCCTTCTTTTATCGGGCATACAATCCTACGTGCAATTTTGCCTGCGATTTGCCTAATTGTAATATTTCCTTTCTCGGTTTCTATAAAAAGTGTATTTGATTCATTATATTCGCTGGATTGGCTTTTCATCGCATTCATGAATTTGCCTTTTTTATAAATAATCTTTTTTATAACTCCATCGTAAGGAAAACGGTTTACATGAGCATTAAAAACAGACATAAAGATAGATATTCTTAAACATTTACCTTCGTAATATTCCTTTTTTTCTATTTCTTTTATTTCTACAATGGTTCCATCCGCTGGAGAAACGATTTCATCTTCTTTTGCATTTATTACTCTTGGAAAATCACGAAAGAAAAATAGAATGAAAATTGATAGTAGGAAAATGATTATTCCTAAGGGTAGTAAAGATTTATAATACATAAATCCTAAATAGGATAATAGTAGCCCTATGAGCATACAGGGCAAATAGTATTTCATGCCTATAATCCATGAATTAATGGGCTGGTTCATAAAAGTTCTCTTTCTTTTAAACTTACATATTTTCCATCACCAAGTATAATATGGTCTAATAGTTGAACGCCGATAATCTTACCGGCTTCTTTTAATTGTTTTGTAATTTCAATATCGGTCTGACTTGGTTCAGGGTCTCCTGATGGGTGGTTATGTGTAATAATTATATTAGGAGCACCAATTCTAACCGCAAGACGGAATACATCCATAGGACTGGCTACAGTACTATCCAAACCTCCTTGAGATATTGTTTCTACTTTTATAACATCATTTCTTATATTTAATAAAATACAATTAAAACATTCTATTTCGTATTCTTTGTATCTATTCATCATTAAGTCAGCCACATCTGCTGGTTTCTGGATTCTTTTTATAAATGTTTTTCGATGCTCAATAAGTCTTTTTCCCAATTCAAGTGCTGCTTTTAATTCTATCGCCTTAACTTTTCCGACACCTTTTACTTTTTGTATTTCTTCGATGCTTGCCTGGGAGAGTCTTCTTAAATCTCCAAAAACATTTAAAACATCATCAGCTAATTCAACGGCATTTTTTTCTTTTGTTCCTGTTCTAAAAAGCACGGCTATTAATTCAGCATCCCGTAGTGCTTCAGGTCCGTTTTTTTCTAATCGTTCTCGGGGTCTGTCATTTTCAGACATATCCCGAATAGTTTTCTTATATTTATATTCTTCCATAATACCTCTTTACTACTTTCCTTTCCAATTTCCTTTTACAATTCGAGGTAATTTCTGTAAATCAAACAGTGTTTCTATATTATCATATCCGTTTTTTTGAAATATTCTTTCTACTAATTCCCTCTGGTTGTCTCCTATTTCTAATAAAAGCCAGGCATCAGTATTTAAATATTTTCTGGCTTCTGAAATGATTTCATGAATTATATGAGTTCCATCACCTTGACAGAATAGTGCCTGAGAATCTTCATAGTCTCTGACAGTAGGCGGTAGAACATCACGATTGTT
It encodes the following:
- a CDS encoding phosphatidylserine decarboxylase family protein produces the protein MNQPINSWIIGMKYYLPCMLIGLLLSYLGFMYYKSLLPLGIIIFLLSIFILFFFRDFPRVINAKEDEIVSPADGTIVEIKEIEKKEYYEGKCLRISIFMSVFNAHVNRFPYDGVIKKIIYKKGKFMNAMKSQSSEYNESNTLFIETEKGNITIRQIAGKIARRIVCPIKEGDFIKKGEKFGMIKFGSRVELYLPLNCEVYVKDKEKVYAGLTIIGRFK
- the pssA gene encoding CDP-diacylglycerol--serine O-phosphatidyltransferase, whose amino-acid sequence is MMPGKRKKQKIDLKIKRRNPINVLASLFTTISLYLGIASIFASIGSEFDKAAYFILLAIIFDSLDGTIAKMTNSVSEFGKQYDSLSDLVTFGVAPGILVFMAYLPEGFHLPVSPRTESIIGKTGSYMAIIYVICAALRLARFNTFETEKRDSFRGLPSPAAGGTLSAFVLFLNYFEPRLELHKLGPFAYYALGPMAVILALLMVSSVKYPKDRLKYFIFAPKPAFLTLAITAFVIAIIHYAMTTSVAIVLFPVMLAYVGFGLGDTLYQYLSATPEKEKETEKINKELLPKNL
- the radC gene encoding DNA repair protein RadC: MEEYKYKKTIRDMSENDRPRERLEKNGPEALRDAELIAVLFRTGTKEKNAVELADDVLNVFGDLRRLSQASIEEIQKVKGVGKVKAIELKAALELGKRLIEHRKTFIKRIQKPADVADLMMNRYKEYEIECFNCILLNIRNDVIKVETISQGGLDSTVASPMDVFRLAVRIGAPNIIITHNHPSGDPEPSQTDIEITKQLKEAGKIIGVQLLDHIILGDGKYVSLKERELL